In Verrucomicrobiota bacterium, one DNA window encodes the following:
- a CDS encoding prepilin-type N-terminal cleavage/methylation domain-containing protein, with product MTLPTGAAPSRVERRAGAAFTLIELILVMALLTVVTSLAAPQLARFFKGRGPDSEARRFLSLTRYAQSRATGEGVPMVLWMDEKERRYGLTRQSGFERREDESAVEYELGKDVVMEVERLGRSGFQAPVSRSSRESARPVMGLLPAMVFTPDGFIAMSSPESVVFREGENSEVRIGLTRSSLSYEIQTNQMQRIRLRR from the coding sequence ATGACATTACCAACTGGAGCAGCTCCAAGTCGCGTTGAGCGGCGGGCGGGCGCGGCGTTCACCCTGATCGAATTGATCCTGGTGATGGCGCTGTTGACCGTGGTGACTTCGCTCGCCGCTCCGCAATTGGCCCGGTTTTTCAAGGGGCGTGGACCGGACTCCGAAGCCCGGCGGTTTCTTTCCCTCACACGTTACGCGCAGAGCCGGGCGACGGGGGAAGGAGTGCCGATGGTGCTGTGGATGGACGAAAAAGAGCGGCGCTATGGATTGACCAGGCAGAGCGGATTCGAGCGGCGCGAGGATGAGAGCGCGGTGGAATATGAATTGGGGAAGGACGTTGTGATGGAAGTCGAGCGGTTAGGTCGGAGCGGCTTCCAGGCGCCGGTAAGCCGGTCAAGCCGGGAATCGGCCCGGCCCGTGATGGGATTACTTCCGGCCATGGTATTCACGCCCGACGGATTCATTGCGATGTCGAGTCCGGAGAGCGTGGTGTTTCGCGAAGGCGAGAACAGTGAAGTGCGAATCGGGCTGACCCGCAGTAGCCTGAGTTATGAAATTCAAACCAACCAGATGCAGCGGATCCGGCTTCGGCGTTGA
- the gspG gene encoding type II secretion system protein GspG has product MRLSSKPRLQTDRASRAGFTLIELLLVLVILGVLAAIVVPKFSGRTEQARVTAAKSQIATFGTALDAFEVDNGYYPKGKNGLQELVTAPRDAQSWKGPYLKNEIPVDPWGAAYVYECPGRNNPTSYDLMSPGPDGKAGSEDDITNWSSSKSR; this is encoded by the coding sequence ATGCGCCTATCCTCCAAACCCCGTCTTCAGACGGACCGTGCGTCTCGCGCCGGATTCACCCTCATTGAACTGCTGCTGGTGCTTGTCATTTTGGGCGTGCTGGCGGCGATTGTGGTTCCGAAGTTTTCGGGACGCACAGAACAAGCGCGTGTCACGGCCGCGAAATCGCAGATTGCCACGTTTGGCACAGCCTTGGACGCCTTCGAGGTTGATAACGGCTATTATCCCAAGGGGAAAAACGGCTTGCAGGAGCTGGTGACGGCGCCGCGCGACGCACAAAGCTGGAAGGGGCCCTATCTCAAGAACGAAATTCCCGTGGATCCGTGGGGCGCCGCGTATGTCTATGAGTGCCCCGGCAGGAACAATCCCACTTCTTATGACTTGATGTCGCCCGGTCCGGACGGCAAGGCGGGCAGTGAAGATGACATTACCAACTGGAGCAGCTCCAAGTCGCGTTGA